A genomic window from Agrobacterium tumefaciens includes:
- a CDS encoding amidase: MTDLIDLNTLEILALYRDRKLSPSEYWQVVEARIDAFEPVVNALYAYDPEDARRQALASTQRWQKGETLGALDGIPVSLKELIATKGHPVPLGTRAVDLVPAVEDAPVAARCREDGAILYAKTTCPDYGMLSSGLSSFHKLSRNPWDPTRNPGGSSAGAASAGAAGYGTLHIGTDIGGSVRLPAGWTGLFGFKPSQGRIPVDPYYTGRCAGPMTRTVADAAYAMATLSRPDWRDGTSLPPNDINWMNLDINVKGLKIGLMLDAGCGLPLEDEVRDAVLSAARLFEAAGAIVIPVEPVLTREMLDGLDDFWRAKFWGDMAALSVDRRAAILPYIHAWAQKGAEVSGARAVFGFNQTMEMRKTCGRLMQSVDAVISPVNPIVSYPADWASPTNDPELPFEHIAFTVPWNMSEQPASSINCGFSRSGMPIGLQIVGPRYEDLFVLKLSKAFENWGGGVRRWPELPQAR; the protein is encoded by the coding sequence ATGACCGATCTCATAGACCTCAACACGCTCGAAATCCTGGCGCTTTACCGGGACAGGAAGCTTTCGCCATCGGAATATTGGCAGGTGGTGGAGGCGCGTATCGATGCTTTCGAGCCTGTCGTGAACGCGCTTTACGCTTACGATCCGGAGGATGCACGCAGGCAGGCGCTGGCCTCGACGCAGCGCTGGCAGAAGGGTGAAACGCTCGGCGCCCTCGATGGCATTCCGGTCTCGCTGAAGGAACTGATCGCCACCAAAGGCCATCCCGTTCCGCTTGGCACGAGGGCGGTGGACCTGGTGCCTGCGGTTGAGGACGCGCCGGTGGCCGCCCGCTGCCGCGAGGATGGCGCAATCCTTTACGCCAAGACCACCTGCCCGGATTACGGCATGTTATCATCAGGCCTTTCCAGCTTCCACAAGCTCAGCCGCAATCCGTGGGACCCCACCCGGAACCCCGGCGGCTCCAGCGCCGGTGCTGCTTCGGCAGGGGCTGCGGGTTATGGCACGCTGCATATCGGCACGGATATTGGCGGCTCGGTGCGGCTGCCGGCGGGGTGGACCGGCCTGTTCGGTTTCAAGCCAAGCCAGGGCCGCATCCCGGTCGATCCCTATTATACCGGCCGTTGCGCCGGACCGATGACCCGCACCGTTGCCGATGCCGCCTATGCCATGGCGACGCTTTCCCGCCCCGACTGGCGCGATGGCACCTCTCTGCCGCCCAACGATATCAACTGGATGAACCTCGATATTAATGTGAAGGGCCTGAAGATCGGCCTGATGCTGGATGCGGGCTGCGGCCTGCCGCTGGAGGATGAGGTGCGCGACGCCGTGCTCTCCGCCGCCAGGCTGTTCGAGGCGGCGGGCGCGATCGTGATACCCGTCGAGCCGGTGCTGACGCGGGAAATGCTGGATGGGCTGGACGATTTCTGGCGGGCGAAATTCTGGGGTGACATGGCGGCGCTGAGCGTGGATCGCCGCGCGGCGATCCTTCCCTATATTCACGCATGGGCACAGAAGGGGGCGGAGGTCTCCGGCGCGCGCGCGGTTTTCGGCTTCAACCAGACCATGGAAATGCGTAAGACCTGCGGGCGCTTGATGCAGTCCGTCGATGCGGTGATTTCACCCGTCAATCCCATCGTCTCCTATCCGGCCGACTGGGCCTCGCCCACCAATGATCCCGAACTTCCCTTCGAACATATAGCCTTCACGGTGCCGTGGAACATGTCGGAACAGCCGGCCTCCTCGATCAATTGCGGCTTCTCCAGATCGGGAATGCCCATCGGCTTGCAGATCGTCGGGCCGCGTTACGAGGATTTGTTCGTGCTGAAGCTTTCAAAAGCCTTCGAGAATTGGGGTGGCGGTGTGCGGCGCTGGCCGGAGCTGCCGCAGGCCCGCTGA
- a CDS encoding DJ-1/PfpI family protein, with product MPKKILMIAGDFAEDYETMVPFQTLAAVGHAVHAVCPGKKAGQTIATAIHDFEGDQTYSEKRGHNFALNATFADIRVADYDALVIPGGRAPEYLRLNADVLAAVKHFFEADKPVAAVCHGAQLLAAAGVLKGRTCSAYPACRPEVELAGGTYADIAIDAAVTDGKLVTAPAWPAHPAWLSQFMAVLGK from the coding sequence ATGCCGAAGAAGATTTTGATGATCGCCGGCGATTTCGCCGAGGATTATGAGACCATGGTGCCGTTCCAGACCTTGGCTGCGGTCGGTCACGCGGTCCATGCCGTCTGCCCCGGCAAGAAGGCGGGCCAGACCATCGCTACCGCGATCCATGATTTCGAGGGCGACCAGACCTATTCGGAAAAACGCGGCCATAATTTCGCGCTCAACGCCACCTTCGCCGATATCAGGGTTGCGGATTACGATGCGCTGGTCATTCCGGGCGGCCGCGCGCCGGAATATCTGCGGCTGAATGCGGATGTGCTTGCGGCGGTGAAACATTTCTTCGAAGCGGACAAGCCGGTGGCCGCCGTCTGCCACGGCGCGCAATTGCTGGCGGCAGCCGGTGTTCTGAAAGGCCGCACCTGCTCGGCCTACCCGGCCTGCCGTCCCGAGGTCGAGCTTGCCGGCGGCACCTATGCCGATATCGCCATCGATGCGGCCGTTACCGACGGCAAGCTGGTGACGGCGCCCGCATGGCCGGCTCATCCGGCATGGCTTTCGCAATTCATGGCGGTGCTCGGCAAATAA
- a CDS encoding ribbon-helix-helix domain-containing protein, producing the protein MCKLFIKADPALWESHTRSLRIDGMVTSVRLENFFWTTLDEVARRDGMNSVQLIAKLYNESIDAGHDLGNFTSFLRVCCGRYLALQLSGDIPARSDIPIAALDADSILDAEKVNYH; encoded by the coding sequence ATGTGCAAGCTTTTCATCAAGGCAGACCCTGCGCTCTGGGAAAGCCATACAAGGTCGCTCAGGATCGATGGCATGGTCACGAGTGTGCGGCTTGAAAATTTCTTCTGGACAACGCTGGATGAGGTCGCGCGCCGCGATGGCATGAACAGCGTGCAGCTCATCGCCAAGCTTTATAATGAATCGATCGATGCCGGGCACGATCTCGGCAATTTCACCTCGTTCCTGCGGGTCTGCTGCGGCCGTTATCTCGCGCTTCAGCTTTCCGGTGATATTCCGGCGCGCAGCGATATTCCGATTGCCGCGCTGGATGCGGACAGCATTCTCGATGCGGAAAAGGTGAATTATCATTGA
- a CDS encoding ABC transporter permease produces the protein MTDATIAAPTVAATPTQSALADIWKQFRVHKGGVAGLFVFIFILLAVYVGPYIHTVAPNAINVRERNQWPSWAHPFGTDNLGKDMLAQVLAGGRISLAVGITAMLLALFLGTLVGVLSGYFRNLDGPLMRLTDLFLALPLLPLLLVILMLFRDTLRAAFGPETGIFILIVFVIGITSWMHTARIVRGDVLTIKSQEFIMAAKSSGMREYRIILRHILPNVLSSIMVSATLGIASAIITESALSFLGLGFPSDFPTWGRLLFDGANFLQLTPSRVLWPGLAISLTVLSVNYIGDAVRDALDPRALKS, from the coding sequence ATGACTGACGCCACCATCGCAGCGCCGACGGTTGCGGCCACCCCCACGCAATCCGCCCTTGCCGATATCTGGAAGCAGTTCCGCGTTCACAAGGGCGGTGTGGCGGGCCTCTTCGTCTTCATCTTCATCCTGCTGGCGGTCTATGTCGGGCCCTATATCCACACCGTCGCACCCAACGCCATCAATGTGAGGGAACGCAACCAGTGGCCATCATGGGCGCATCCCTTCGGCACCGATAATCTCGGCAAGGACATGCTGGCGCAGGTTCTGGCCGGCGGGCGCATCTCGCTTGCCGTCGGCATCACCGCCATGCTGCTGGCGCTGTTTCTCGGTACGCTGGTGGGGGTGCTGTCAGGCTATTTCCGAAATCTGGACGGTCCGCTGATGCGGCTGACCGACCTGTTCCTAGCCCTGCCGCTTTTGCCGCTGCTGCTCGTCATCCTGATGCTGTTCCGCGATACGCTGCGCGCGGCCTTCGGGCCGGAAACCGGCATCTTCATCCTCATCGTCTTCGTGATCGGCATAACCAGCTGGATGCATACCGCCCGTATCGTGCGCGGCGATGTGCTGACGATCAAAAGCCAGGAATTCATCATGGCGGCAAAATCGAGCGGCATGCGCGAATACCGCATCATCCTCAGGCATATCCTGCCGAATGTGCTGAGTTCGATCATGGTCTCGGCCACGCTCGGCATCGCCTCGGCCATCATCACGGAATCCGCACTCTCCTTCCTCGGCCTCGGCTTCCCCTCCGATTTCCCGACCTGGGGGCGGCTGCTGTTCGACGGCGCCAACTTCCTGCAACTGACACCCTCGCGCGTGTTGTGGCCGGGGCTGGCGATTTCACTGACGGTTCTGAGTGTGAATTACATCGGCGACGCCGTGCGCGATGCGCTCGATCCAAGGGCGCTGAAGAGCTAA
- a CDS encoding ABC transporter permease, giving the protein MFAFTLRRLAFAVPTLLVISFVIFALLDLAPNDPTGDLPLTIPPEVREQIRASLGLDQPFLIRYLLWLQQFFINEPLNLFEKLTGWQIGDGNRMRVLSWATRSPVVDLVIQRIPQTLWVVGLAYLFGALLAIPIGVISAYKQYSIFDQIGTFVSMVGYSVPTFFTGVLLVVIFSSYLQWFPSVYDTNLQVTDWGSFVAQIKQMFLPVLVLTLYNVSQISRFVRASMLDNLHQDYVRTARAKGVKEKSVLLVHVLRNSLIPVVTVIALGVPTIFSGAIITEQIFRVNGLGQLLITAVQGADIPLVQTLTFIFAVLIVLFNLIADVLYGILDPRIRYD; this is encoded by the coding sequence ATGTTTGCCTTTACGCTCCGGCGGCTTGCCTTTGCCGTACCGACGTTGCTCGTCATCAGCTTCGTCATTTTCGCCCTGCTCGATCTCGCGCCCAACGACCCGACCGGCGACCTGCCGCTGACCATTCCGCCCGAAGTGCGTGAGCAGATCCGCGCCTCCCTCGGCCTCGACCAGCCGTTTCTCATCCGCTACCTGCTCTGGTTGCAGCAGTTCTTCATCAACGAACCGTTGAACCTTTTCGAAAAACTGACCGGCTGGCAGATCGGCGATGGCAACCGCATGCGTGTGCTGTCCTGGGCGACACGCAGCCCGGTGGTCGATCTCGTCATCCAGCGCATACCGCAGACGCTGTGGGTGGTGGGCCTTGCCTATCTGTTCGGGGCGCTGCTGGCGATCCCGATCGGCGTCATTTCCGCCTATAAGCAATATTCGATCTTCGACCAGATCGGCACCTTCGTTTCGATGGTCGGCTATTCGGTGCCAACCTTCTTCACCGGCGTGCTGCTGGTCGTCATCTTCAGCTCCTACCTGCAATGGTTCCCTTCCGTCTATGACACCAATCTGCAGGTGACCGACTGGGGAAGCTTCGTCGCGCAGATCAAGCAGATGTTCCTGCCGGTTCTGGTGCTGACGCTCTACAACGTCTCGCAGATCAGCCGCTTCGTGCGCGCCTCCATGCTCGACAATCTGCATCAGGATTATGTGCGCACCGCCCGCGCCAAGGGCGTGAAGGAAAAATCCGTTCTGCTCGTCCACGTGCTGCGCAACAGCCTCATTCCGGTCGTGACCGTGATTGCGCTCGGCGTGCCGACAATCTTTTCCGGCGCCATCATCACCGAGCAGATTTTCCGCGTAAACGGGCTTGGCCAATTGCTGATAACAGCCGTTCAGGGCGCGGATATTCCGCTGGTGCAGACTCTGACCTTCATTTTCGCGGTGCTTATCGTGCTCTTCAATCTGATTGCCGACGTGCTGTACGGCATTCTCGACCCGAGGATTCGCTATGACTGA
- a CDS encoding peptide ABC transporter substrate-binding protein: protein MKKRSVLFASTVAAMALAGSAAHAERGSDGELKILFWQAVSTLNPYLSAGTKEVYSSSMVIEPLARYDEKGELVPMLVSEIPTVDNGGVAKDLLSMTWKLKSDVKWSDGTPLTADDVIFTWKYCTAPDGGCAQAAQYEGVKNVEAVDAHTVKVSFTEQKPYPYSAFVGAQSPVIQKKQFEKCVGAAAPGCTSANFGPIGTGPFVVKDFKPNDVISFVANTNYRDPAKPAFATVTLKGGGDAASAARAVLETGEFDYAWNMQVEPEILATMVAAGKGKLETAFGTQVERINLNWYNADPALGDKRSTKEGGPHPALSDPAVRRALSLAIDRDIIDETGYGEAGKPTCNIVPAPEAVASTKNDSWCLKQDVEGANKLLDDAGWVKGSDGIRAKNGVKLSFLYQTSTNSVRQAAQELVKDMWSQIGVASELRNVSASVFFGGDPASPDTFQKFYADVEMYTNNFDGTDPEKYLAEWLCDKIPTPANGWQGQNVPRYCNPEFDKLVNVLSKTTDFAKRGEIAKQLNDMLTEEGAHIPLIHRGNVSSHSLTLEGVRMNAWDSELWNVADWSRKK from the coding sequence ATGAAGAAGCGCAGCGTTCTCTTTGCCAGCACGGTGGCGGCCATGGCCTTGGCAGGCTCTGCCGCCCATGCCGAGCGCGGCAGTGACGGCGAACTGAAAATCCTGTTCTGGCAGGCCGTATCGACCCTCAATCCCTATCTTTCCGCTGGCACCAAGGAAGTCTACAGCTCGTCCATGGTGATCGAGCCGCTGGCGCGCTACGACGAAAAGGGCGAGCTGGTACCGATGCTGGTGAGCGAAATCCCGACGGTCGACAATGGCGGCGTCGCGAAGGATCTGCTCAGCATGACCTGGAAGCTGAAGAGCGACGTCAAATGGTCGGACGGCACGCCGCTGACCGCCGATGACGTCATCTTCACCTGGAAATATTGCACCGCGCCGGATGGCGGCTGCGCGCAGGCGGCTCAATATGAGGGCGTGAAGAATGTCGAGGCCGTCGACGCCCATACCGTCAAGGTCAGCTTCACCGAACAGAAACCCTACCCCTATTCCGCCTTCGTCGGCGCACAATCCCCCGTCATCCAGAAGAAGCAGTTTGAGAAATGCGTCGGGGCAGCCGCCCCTGGCTGCACATCCGCCAATTTCGGCCCCATCGGCACCGGCCCCTTCGTGGTCAAGGATTTCAAGCCGAACGACGTCATCAGCTTCGTCGCCAATACCAATTATCGCGATCCGGCCAAGCCCGCTTTCGCAACGGTAACCCTGAAGGGCGGCGGCGATGCGGCTTCCGCTGCGCGTGCCGTTCTTGAAACGGGCGAATTTGATTACGCCTGGAACATGCAGGTGGAGCCGGAAATTCTGGCCACCATGGTGGCCGCCGGCAAGGGCAAGCTGGAAACCGCCTTCGGCACCCAGGTCGAGCGTATCAATCTCAACTGGTACAATGCCGATCCCGCCTTGGGTGACAAGCGCTCCACCAAGGAGGGCGGCCCGCATCCGGCCCTGTCCGATCCGGCCGTGCGCCGGGCGCTGTCGCTTGCGATCGACCGCGACATCATCGATGAGACGGGCTATGGCGAAGCGGGCAAGCCGACCTGCAACATCGTGCCGGCCCCGGAAGCCGTCGCTTCCACCAAGAATGACAGCTGGTGCCTGAAACAGGATGTCGAAGGTGCAAACAAGCTGTTGGATGATGCCGGCTGGGTGAAGGGATCCGACGGCATCCGCGCCAAGAACGGCGTGAAGCTGTCCTTCCTCTACCAGACCTCAACCAACTCTGTTCGCCAGGCGGCGCAGGAACTGGTGAAGGACATGTGGTCGCAGATCGGCGTTGCTTCCGAGCTGCGCAATGTCAGCGCCTCGGTGTTCTTCGGCGGCGACCCGGCAAGCCCCGATACCTTCCAGAAATTTTATGCCGACGTCGAAATGTATACCAACAACTTCGACGGCACGGACCCGGAAAAATATCTGGCGGAATGGCTGTGCGACAAGATCCCCACCCCCGCCAATGGCTGGCAGGGACAGAATGTTCCGCGTTATTGCAACCCGGAATTCGACAAGCTGGTGAACGTGCTTTCCAAAACGACGGACTTTGCCAAGCGCGGGGAAATCGCCAAGCAGCTGAACGACATGCTGACGGAGGAAGGTGCGCATATTCCGCTCATTCATCGCGGCAACGTGTCCTCGCATTCGTTGACGCTGGAAGGCGTTCGCATGAACGCCTGGGATTCGGAACTCTGGAACGTCGCGGACTGGTCCCGCAAGAAGTAA
- a CDS encoding M20 aminoacylase family protein, protein MPILNRVAEMQEDVAGWRRHLHEHPELLYDVYETSKFVAEKLTSFGCDVVETGIGKTGVVGIIKGRHGDGPTIGFRSDMDALPILETSGKPWASKIPGKAHSCGHDGHTAMLLGAAQYLAETRNFKGSVAVIFQPAEEGGAGALAMLNDGMMEKFGISQVYGMHNEPGIPVGQFAIRKGSTMAAADSFEIIITGKGSHAAAPHLSIDPVLTSAHIIIALQSIVSRETDPLKSLVVTVATTHGGTAVNVIPGAVTLTGTVRTLLPETRDFAEKRLKEVATATAMAHGATVEVKYHRGYPVTFNHNDETEFATGVAMGVAGANAVNTNPNPHMGAEDFSYMLEARPGAFIFIGNGDTAGLHNAAYDFNDDALPYGISYWVSMAEKALAA, encoded by the coding sequence ATGCCGATATTGAACCGTGTGGCCGAAATGCAGGAAGACGTTGCCGGCTGGAGGCGCCATCTGCATGAACACCCGGAGCTGCTTTACGATGTCTACGAAACATCGAAGTTCGTGGCCGAAAAACTGACATCCTTCGGCTGCGATGTGGTCGAGACCGGCATCGGCAAGACCGGCGTGGTCGGCATCATCAAGGGGCGGCACGGCGACGGCCCGACCATCGGTTTCCGTTCCGACATGGACGCGCTGCCGATCCTCGAGACCAGCGGCAAGCCTTGGGCTTCGAAAATCCCTGGCAAGGCCCATTCCTGCGGCCATGACGGGCATACCGCCATGCTTCTGGGTGCTGCGCAATATCTGGCCGAAACTCGCAACTTCAAGGGTTCCGTCGCGGTCATCTTCCAGCCGGCGGAAGAGGGCGGGGCAGGGGCGCTTGCCATGCTGAACGACGGCATGATGGAAAAATTCGGCATTTCGCAGGTCTATGGCATGCATAATGAGCCGGGCATTCCCGTCGGCCAATTCGCCATCCGCAAGGGATCGACCATGGCGGCGGCGGATAGTTTCGAAATCATCATCACCGGCAAGGGCAGCCATGCGGCCGCACCGCATCTTTCCATCGATCCGGTTCTAACCTCTGCTCATATCATCATCGCCCTGCAATCCATCGTCTCGCGGGAGACGGACCCGCTTAAATCGCTCGTCGTCACCGTCGCCACCACCCATGGCGGCACGGCCGTCAATGTCATTCCCGGTGCGGTGACGCTGACGGGGACGGTGCGCACCTTGCTTCCGGAAACCCGCGATTTCGCCGAAAAGCGCCTGAAGGAAGTGGCGACCGCAACCGCCATGGCGCATGGCGCCACCGTGGAGGTGAAATATCATCGCGGTTATCCCGTCACCTTCAACCACAATGACGAAACCGAATTTGCGACCGGCGTGGCGATGGGTGTGGCCGGTGCCAACGCCGTCAACACCAATCCCAACCCGCATATGGGGGCGGAGGATTTCTCCTATATGCTCGAAGCGCGTCCCGGCGCCTTCATCTTCATCGGCAATGGCGATACCGCCGGGCTGCACAATGCGGCCTATGATTTCAACGACGATGCGCTGCCTTACGGTATCAGCTACTGGGTCTCGATGGCCGAAAAGGCACTTGCTGCGTAA
- a CDS encoding ABC transporter ATP-binding protein, whose translation MLLAATSMEQTGGSVSPVLSVQNLTTSFRVDGGWKSVVRNMSFEIAPRETVAIVGESGSGKSVTSLSIMRLLDKKTSQIEGSVMLGGRNLLALPEEEMRKVRGKDISMIFQEPMTSLNPIFPIGKQIAEALTVHQDISSSAAKAEVIRLLEKVRIPNAKNRFDDYPHQFSGGMRQRVMIAMALASKPKLLIADEPTTALDVTIQGQILDLIKTLQEEEGMSVLFITHDMGVVAEVSDRTIVMFRGDVVETGSTDDIFHHGRHPYTRALLSAVPKLGSMKERVLPARFPIIDIKTGESQPVAEVKDTVSGGRTPILSVKDLTTRFDIRSGLFGRKSGAVHAVEKVSFDLAEGETLSLVGESGCGKSTTGRSITRLIEPTSGNVTLDGYEVLKLDKTTLRTMRRSVQMIFQDPFASLDPRMSIGTAIMEPFIEHRLGSKPQAREKAADLLEKVGLSPDMMRRFPHEFSGGQRQRIAIARSLMLDPKVIVADEAVSALDVSIKAQVCNLLLDLQQSLNLAFLFISHDMAVVERVSHRVAVMYLGEIVEIGPRAAVFDNPQHPYTKKLMSAVPVPDPARRQIRRNMATDEIKSPIRPVDYVPPQRHYREVSAGHLVQEAA comes from the coding sequence ATGCTTTTGGCGGCAACATCCATGGAACAGACCGGCGGTTCAGTCAGCCCGGTTTTATCGGTTCAGAATCTCACTACGTCCTTCCGCGTTGATGGCGGCTGGAAATCCGTGGTGCGCAATATGAGTTTCGAGATCGCGCCGCGCGAGACGGTGGCGATCGTCGGCGAGAGCGGCTCGGGCAAAAGCGTCACCTCGCTCTCCATCATGCGGCTCCTCGATAAAAAAACGAGCCAGATCGAGGGCAGCGTCATGCTCGGTGGGCGCAATCTCCTGGCGCTGCCGGAAGAGGAGATGCGCAAGGTTCGCGGAAAAGACATTTCGATGATCTTCCAGGAGCCGATGACCAGCCTCAATCCGATCTTCCCGATCGGCAAGCAGATCGCCGAAGCGCTGACCGTGCATCAGGATATTTCTTCATCGGCCGCCAAGGCCGAGGTAATACGCCTGCTGGAAAAGGTCCGCATTCCCAATGCGAAGAACCGTTTCGACGATTATCCGCACCAGTTTTCCGGCGGCATGCGCCAGCGCGTAATGATCGCCATGGCGCTCGCCTCCAAACCGAAGCTGCTGATCGCCGACGAGCCGACAACGGCGCTCGACGTGACCATTCAGGGCCAGATCCTCGACCTCATCAAGACGCTTCAGGAAGAGGAGGGCATGTCGGTCCTGTTCATCACCCATGATATGGGCGTGGTGGCGGAAGTCTCGGACCGAACCATCGTCATGTTCCGCGGCGATGTGGTGGAAACCGGCAGCACCGACGACATCTTCCATCACGGCCGCCACCCTTACACGCGCGCTTTGCTTTCAGCCGTGCCGAAGCTCGGCTCAATGAAGGAGCGGGTGCTGCCGGCCCGCTTCCCGATCATCGATATCAAGACCGGCGAAAGCCAGCCTGTCGCGGAGGTGAAGGACACGGTTTCCGGCGGCCGCACGCCCATTCTCTCGGTCAAGGATCTGACGACCCGCTTCGATATCCGCTCCGGCCTTTTCGGTCGCAAATCCGGCGCCGTGCATGCGGTGGAAAAGGTCTCCTTCGATCTCGCCGAAGGTGAGACCCTGTCTCTCGTGGGCGAATCGGGTTGCGGCAAGTCCACCACGGGCCGCTCCATCACCCGGCTGATCGAGCCTACCTCCGGGAATGTGACGCTCGACGGTTACGAGGTGCTGAAACTCGACAAGACGACGCTGCGCACCATGCGCCGCAGCGTGCAGATGATCTTCCAGGACCCCTTCGCCTCGCTCGATCCGCGCATGAGCATCGGCACGGCGATCATGGAACCCTTTATCGAGCACCGGCTCGGGTCCAAGCCGCAGGCGCGTGAAAAGGCGGCCGATCTTTTGGAAAAGGTGGGCTTGAGTCCGGATATGATGCGGCGCTTCCCGCATGAATTTTCCGGCGGCCAGCGCCAGCGCATCGCCATTGCCCGCTCGCTGATGCTCGACCCCAAGGTCATTGTCGCCGACGAGGCGGTGTCTGCGCTCGATGTGTCCATCAAGGCGCAGGTCTGCAATCTGCTGCTCGACCTGCAACAAAGCCTCAATCTGGCCTTCCTGTTCATCTCGCACGATATGGCAGTGGTGGAGCGCGTCAGCCATCGTGTGGCGGTGATGTATCTCGGCGAGATCGTCGAAATCGGGCCTCGCGCGGCGGTTTTCGACAATCCGCAGCACCCCTATACGAAAAAGCTCATGTCTGCCGTTCCGGTGCCGGATCCGGCGCGGCGGCAGATCCGGCGCAACATGGCGACGGATGAGATCAAAAGCCCGATCCGGCCGGTGGATTATGTGCCGCCGCAGCGGCATTACCGCGAGGTTTCCGCAGGGCATCTGGTGCAGGAAGCGGCGTGA
- a CDS encoding sugar-binding transcriptional regulator, with translation MARRNDAHGRLDDAARAGWLYYVAGRTQDEIAAAMGISRQSAQRLVSLAVAERLIKVRLDHPIAACLEKAERLKQKFDLRYIEVVPSDPAGVSSTVGIAEAGAAEIERWLKSADPIVLAIGTGRTLKAAVDQLPPMECPQHRIVSLTGNIGPDGSAAYYNVIFSMADAIKARHFPMPLPVLCSSAEERELLHDQSMVRSTLALGSAANVTFVGVGELGENAPLCVDGFLGVDEMKALMASGAVGEICGWMYDANGRILEHSVNERVASVPIPSRDTCTVIGMAQGARKSASILAALRGGLLNGLITDEATGEYLLTH, from the coding sequence ATGGCCAGACGAAACGACGCACATGGACGGCTGGACGATGCGGCCCGCGCCGGCTGGCTTTATTATGTCGCCGGCCGCACGCAGGATGAGATCGCCGCCGCCATGGGCATTTCCCGGCAATCGGCGCAGCGGCTGGTGTCGCTTGCCGTCGCCGAGCGATTGATCAAGGTTCGGCTCGATCATCCCATCGCCGCCTGTCTCGAAAAGGCCGAACGGCTGAAGCAAAAATTTGACCTTAGATATATCGAGGTGGTGCCGAGCGATCCGGCCGGGGTTTCCTCGACTGTCGGCATTGCCGAGGCCGGGGCGGCGGAAATCGAGCGCTGGCTGAAGAGTGCCGACCCCATCGTGCTGGCCATCGGCACCGGCCGCACGCTGAAGGCGGCCGTGGACCAGCTTCCGCCAATGGAATGCCCGCAGCACCGCATCGTGTCGCTGACAGGCAATATCGGGCCGGATGGCTCGGCTGCCTATTATAACGTCATCTTCAGCATGGCTGACGCCATCAAGGCGCGGCATTTTCCGATGCCGCTGCCGGTGCTGTGCTCCTCTGCGGAAGAGCGGGAACTGCTGCATGACCAGTCCATGGTGCGCTCTACCCTGGCGCTGGGGTCCGCCGCCAACGTCACCTTTGTCGGAGTCGGTGAACTCGGTGAAAACGCACCGCTCTGCGTCGATGGTTTCCTCGGTGTCGATGAGATGAAGGCGCTGATGGCAAGCGGGGCGGTCGGCGAGATTTGCGGCTGGATGTATGATGCCAATGGCCGCATTCTCGAGCACTCCGTCAATGAGCGTGTCGCTTCCGTTCCCATCCCGTCCAGAGACACCTGCACGGTCATCGGCATGGCCCAGGGTGCGCGCAAGAGCGCCTCGATTCTGGCGGCGCTGAGGGGCGGTCTCTTGAACGGCCTCATCACCGACGAAGCAACGGGTGAATATTTGCTCACGCATTGA